In Thunnus thynnus chromosome 4, fThuThy2.1, whole genome shotgun sequence, a genomic segment contains:
- the LOC137181158 gene encoding immunoglobulin-like and fibronectin type III domain-containing protein 1 isoform X4 has protein sequence MWKRSKVTDQSAAGQTALRRNHPETSASSDSMGDLEVDGSEGVHPDDKGIKIKSKVPGVMITQFMEELPEGKTTPDFTRKPIALTIQEGKFAIFKAKIVGNPTPTVTWSRANGEIKFDGHTCLQKFDNASHEHTLEFPKVTPEDADTYKCYASNEYGRAVCTVVLNVIAVGFSKAKELQKVEVEDVAEMRGRLKKRNPDGTREQKPMLLEEKIWEILLSADKKDYERICAEYGITDFRGMLKKLNDMKREREEEIAAFVSHLSTLKHIEVKDNDCATFELDMDLKDPSSKIFLYKDGVMVPFAKEETDGVKHCLKQIGKKFVFTIKKLGKDDAGLYSVDVEGVNVFSTEFKVPDVDFAVKIREVKAQEREDALFQCVLTSPMNEIKWFGKNAPLLKNEKHEFIVSDDKLIHKLIVKDCMPLDAGIYAAVAGIKSCNAWLVVEANKDPAHKGKKATRKTTVAGGGDDEDLLRIAKEQQEKYLKEMEEKMALAKKAQAEKDAADALAWDEAEAATKAAAEAKAAAAAAAAVAKVERAVASKDAASKDVAARKTKKGADGAGHAGGAGHAAGAGHAGGAGHAAGAGHAGAGGAGHAGAEGAGHAGGAGHAGAGGAGHAGAGGAGGAGGAGVAGGDVTAGAGKGTGAGAGAGAGSGAGAGAGAGAGAGAGAGAGAGADAGAGAGARTGAGAGAGAGAGAGSGAGAGAGSGAGAGAGAGAGGEGGGAAGAGTKSGAGVGAGGGAELGDDSEGEGEEGKRAKRVRDGPLVPDTVTGDKIDEDDETGDGEGEKSGKKGKRPKKKSVDGEEAVVGDKIDEDDETGDGEGEKSGKKGKRHKKKSVEGEEAVVGDKIDEDEETGNEEGEKSGKKGKRHKKKSVEGEEAVVGDKIDEDDETGDGEGEKSGKKGKRHKKKSVEGEEAVVEKNRKASGTRGENGSGPASSDESAENGEGADGKQPAAAGKRSGRARQGPLIVEKVRDPGVHFHAGLSDCKAIVGQPAELECKLSSEDCEGIWYKDGQEIKSSESITISKEGSFHRLKIQKVTEEDAGKYKFEADGRKTESLIVVEDPPRFDAADLDAFKTPITVKKGQKATFKLPYAGREPIKVQWFLEGEELSDETNIKIENSEGYSRLLLSKLQRKDSGEVKIKLKNEFGITEAFSELIVLDKPTPPMGPLEIVEASSSAVEFKWRLPKDSGGCKIKNYILERNQVGRNTWKKLGPIGPEAKYRDVDVDHGRRYCYRIRVETEMGISEQMETEDIQAGTKAYPGPPSAPKIVSAFKDCINLSWAPPADTGGTNIHGYHLEKRKKGSNLWSQVNQPNEFIKGKGFAVKDVVEGIEYEFRVSAINNSGAGEFSTPSEFVYARDPKKPPGKVIDFKVTDSTYTTLSLSWTKPKDIKGVEDEAKGYFVEIRPAENTEWDRCNTLAITMTFYTVKGMKSLAMYWVRVIAVNDGGEGEPQELENYILAMPPPVRPRFTDTKKIKSFMVVRAGNSARFNINFEASPWPEVTWLKDGVPVSKKVTISNAEGASQLLIASSERSDTGIYTIIVKNIVGQETFSIEIRVTDEPKPPGPVEIDENVPGTVTISWTPSPDEKRDDRLHYMVTKRDSSKRSWHPIADRIFNNKFTACNIMPDREYQFRVYAKNDMGSSNPVESPKWLITSKKEKFHVNMPESKVCDLQCAPKFLVPLKMHAAPQGYECYMSCAIKGDPTPHVTWLRNNISLNTNTNYYISNTCGVCSLLILRVGPKDVGEYKVVAENPVGRAECSTKLAVRE, from the exons TTTCCAAAGGTGACTCCAGAGGATGCTGACACCTACAAGTGTTATGCATCAAATGAATATGGAAGGGCTGTTTGCACTGTTGTCTTGAATGTTATTGCAG ttggATTCTCTAAAGCCAAGGAACTTCAAAAGGTAGAAGTAGAAG ATGTAGCGGAGATGAGAGGCAGACTTAAAAAACG TAATCCTGATGGAACACGTGAACAAAAGCCAATGTTGCTAGAGGAAAAGATCTGGGAAATTCTTCTTAGCGCAGACAAGAAAGACTACGAGCGCATCTGTGCTGAGTATGGTATCACCGACTTCCGCGGCATGCTGAAGAAACTTAATGatatgaagagagagagagaggaggagattgCGGCG TTTGTATCACACCTCAGTACACTGAAACATATTGAGGTCAAGGACAATGACTGTGCAACATTTGAGCTGGACATGGACCTCAAGGATCCTTCCAGCAAAATCTTCCTGTACAAG GATGGTGTCATGGTTCCATTCGCAAAAGAAGAAACCGATGGGGTAAAGCACTGTCTGAAACAAATTGGCAAGAAATTTGTATTCACAATTAAAAAACTAGGCAAAGATGATGCTGGACTCTACTCAGTGGACGTTGAGGGCGTCAATGTATTTTCCACAGAATTTAAAG TACCTGACGTTGACTTTGCTGTCAAAATACGAGAGGTTAAGGCACAAGAGCGAGAGGACGCCCTCTTTCAGTGTGTCCTTACGTCACCTATGAATGAGATCAAGTGGTTTGGCAAAAACGCTCCTTTgttaaagaatgaaaaacatgaattcaTTGTATCTGACGATAAACTTATCCACAAGTTGATTGTGAAGGATTGTATGCCATTGGATGCCGGTATCTACGCTGCTGTGGCAGGAATCAAATCTTGTAATGCCTGGCTTGTAGTTGAAG cTAACAAAGATCCTGCTCACAAAGGAAAGAAGGCAACTCGCAAAACTACAGTGGCTGGAggtggtgatgatgaagatctTTTGAGAATAGCTAAAGAACAGCAGGAAAAGTATTTgaaagaaatggaggaaaaaatggCACTTGCCAAGAAGGCTCAGGCAGAGAAGGATGCTGCAGATGCACTTGCCTGGGACGAGGCAGAAGCAGCTACAAAGGCAGCTGCTGAAGCCAAAGCTgcggctgcagctgcagctgcagttgCCAAGGTGGAGAGAGCAGTAGCTAGCAAGGATGCAGCTAGCAAGGACGTAGCTGCAAGGAAAACCAAGAAAGGAGCAGATGGTGCTGGACATGCTGGAGGTGCTGGACATGCTGCAGGTGCTGGACATGCTGGAGGTGCTGGACATGCTGCAGGCGCTGGACATGCTGGAGCTGGAGGTGCTGGACATGCTGGAGCTGAAGGTGCTGGACATGCTGGAGGTGCTGGACATGCCGGAGCTGGAGGTGCTGGACATGCTGGAGCTGGAGGtgctggtggtgctggaggTGCTGGAGTTGCTGGAGGTGATGTAACTGCAGGTGCTGGTAAAGGCACTGGggctggtgctggtgctggtgctggttCTGGagctggtgctggtgctggtgctggtgcaggtgctggtgctggtgctggtgctggtgctggtgcgGATGCgggtgctggtgctggtgctcgtactggtgctggtgctggtgctggtgctggtgctggtgctggttctggtgctggtgctggtgctggatctggtgctggtgctggtgctggcGCAg GTGCGGGTGGTGAAGGTGGAGGTGCAGCTGGAGCCGGCACTAAGAGCGGAGCTGGGGTTGGAGCTGGTGGAGGTGCTGAATTGGGAGATGACtctgagggagaaggagaagaagggaaACGTGCAAAGCGTGTGAGAGATGGTCCACTTGTTCCAGATACAGTGACAG GAGATAAAattgatgaggatgatgaaacTGGAGATGGAGAAGGTGAAAAATctgggaaaaaaggaaaacgtCCCAAAAAGAAAAGTGTGGACGGTGAAGAAGCTGTTGTTG GAGATAAAattgatgaggatgatgaaacTGGAGATGGAGAAGGTGAAAAATctgggaaaaaaggaaaacgccacaaaaagaaaagtgtgGAGGGTGAAGAAGCTGTTGTTG gAGATAAAAttgatgaggatgaggaaaCTGGAAATGAAGAAGGTGAAAAATctgggaaaaaaggaaaacgccacaaaaagaaaagtgtgGAGGGTGAAGAAGCTGTTGTTG gAGATAAAattgatgaggatgatgaaacAGGAGATGGAGAAGGTGAAAAATctgggaaaaaaggaaaacgtcacaaaaagaaaagtgtgGAGGGTGAAGAAGCTGTTGTTG aaaaaaacagaaaagccaGTGGTACCAGGGGTGAAAATGGCAGCGGGCCAGCAAGCAGTGATGAATCTGCTGAAAATGGTGAGGGTGCAGACGGCAAACAGCCTGCAGCAGCTGGCAAGCGTTCAGGCCGTGCAAGGCAAGGCCCATTGATCGTGGAGAAAGTTAGGG ACCCAGGAGTTCACTTTCATGCGGGGCTTTCTGACTGCAAAGCCATTGTTGGACAACCAGCAGAGCTGGAGTGTAAACTGAGCAGTGAAGACTGTGAGGGAATCTGGTACAAAGATGGACAGGAG ATTAAATCATCTGAGAGTATAACCATTTCAAAAGAAGGAAGTTTCCACAGGCTGAAAATTCAGAAAGTCACAGAGGAAGACGCTGGAAAATACAAATTTGAAGCAGATGGACGGAAGACAGAGTCCTTGATTGTTGTTGAAG ATCCACCCAGATTTGATGCTGCAGACCTGGACGCATTTAAAACTCCTATAACCGTGAAGAAAGGACAGAAAGCTACCTTCAAATTACCTTATGCTGGACGGGAACCTATAAAAGTTCAGTGGTTCCTTGAAGGTGAAGAGCTATCGGATGAAACAAATATCAAGATAGAGAACTCAGAGGGTTACAGCCGTCTCCTTCTAAGCAAGCTGCAGCGCAAGGACAGTGGTGAAGTCAAGATAAAACTCAAAAATGAGTTTGGCATCACTGAAGCCTTCAGCGAGCTTATTGTACTTG ATAAACCCACTCCTCCAATGGGACCTCTGGAGATTGTTGAAGCTTCCTCCTCTGCAGTTGAATTCAAGTGGAGACTCCCAAAAGACAGTGGTGGCTGCAAGATCAAAAACTATATCCTTGAAAGAAATCAAGTTGGCCGTAACACCTGGAAGAAGTTGGGGCCAATTGGTCCAGAGGCCAAATACAGGGACGTGGATGTAGACCATGGCAGGAGATACTGCTATCGCATCAGAGTGGAGACTGAAATGGGCATCAGTGAGCAAATGGAAACGGAGGACATTCAAGCTGGAACAAAAG CCTACCCTGGACCTCCATCAGCACCAAAGATTGTCAGCGCCTTCAAGGACTGCATCAACCTCTCATGGGCTCCTCCTGCAGACACTGGAGGAACCAATATTCACGGATACCACCTTGAAAAACGGAAGAAGGGCAGCAATCTGTGGAGCCAAGTCAACCAACCAAATGAGTTTATCAAAG GTAAAGGATTTGCTGTTAAAGATGTGGTTGAAGGCATTGAGTATGAATTCCGCGTGTCAGCAATCAATAACTCTGGAGCGGGTGAATTCAGTACACCATCTGAGTTTGTGTATGCCAGAGACCCTAAAA AGCCTCCTGGTAAAGTCATAGACTTTAAAGTGACAGATTCCACCTACACAACCCTGTCCCTGTCTTGGACCAAACCCAAGGACATTAAGGGGGTTGAGGATGAAGCCAAGGGATATTTTGTGGAGATCAGGcctgcagaaaacacagaatGGGATCGCTGCAATACACTTGCAATAACTATGACTTTCTACACTGTGAAAGGCATGAAGTCCCTGGCCATGTACTGGGTGAGAGTCATTGCTGTCAAtgatggaggagagggagagccACAGGAGCTGGAAAATTACATCCTCGCTATGCCTCCTCCTG TGAGACCACGATTCACAGATACCAAAAAAATCAAGAGTTTCATGGTGGTGAGAGCAGGAAATTCTGCACGAttcaacattaattttgag GCCTCTCCTTGGCCAGAGGTCACCTGGTTGAAAGATGGGGTGCCAGTGTCTAAAAAGGTGACCATCAGCAATGCAGAGGGTGCATCCCAGCTTCTGATTGCTTCTTCTGAGCGCTCAGACACAGGAATCTATACTATTATTGTCAAGAACATTGTCGGCCAAGAAACATTCAGCATTGAAATTAGAGTCACAG ATGAGCCCAAGCCGCCAGGTCCTGTGGAGATTGATGAAAATGTGCCTGGCACAGTGACCATTTCCTGGACCCCATCTCCAGATGAGAAACGTGACGACAGGCTGCACTACATGGTGACTAAGCGCGATTCAAGCAAAAGATCATGGCACCCTATTGCAGATCGCATCTTCAACAATAAATTTACAGCCTGCAACATCATGCCAGACAGAGAATACCAGTTCCGTGTCTATGCAAAAAATGACATGGGCTCCTCCAATCCCGTTGAATCACCAAAGTGGCTGATTACTAGCAAAAAAG AAAAGTTCCATGTGAACATGCCAGAAAGTAAGGTCTGTGATCTACAGTGTGCTCCCAAGTTCCTTGTCCCATTGAAAATGCACGCTGCTCCTCAAGGCTATGAATGCTACATGAGCTGTGCTATAAAAGGAGATCCCACACCTCATGTGACATGGCTCCGCAACAATATCAGTCTGAATACCAACACTAACTATTACATCTCCAACACCTGTGGAGTCTGCTCTCTGCTCATATTGCGGGTTGGACCTAAAGATGTCGGGGAATACAAGGTTGTTGCAGAAAACCCAGTGGGGAGGGCAGAGTGCTCCACCAAATTGGCTGTCAGAG aataa
- the LOC137181158 gene encoding immunoglobulin-like and fibronectin type III domain-containing protein 1 isoform X2 gives MWKRSKVTDQSAAGQTALRRNHPETSASSDSMGDLEGIKIKSKVPGVMITQFMEELPEGKTTPDFTRKPIALTIQEGKFAIFKAKIVGNPTPTVTWSRANGEIKFDGHTCLQKFDNASHEHTLEFPKVTPEDADTYKCYASNEYGRAVCTVVLNVIAVGFSKAKELQKVEVEDVAEMRGRLKKRNPDGTREQKPMLLEEKIWEILLSADKKDYERICAEYGITDFRGMLKKLNDMKREREEEIAAFVSHLSTLKHIEVKDNDCATFELDMDLKDPSSKIFLYKDGVMVPFAKEETDGVKHCLKQIGKKFVFTIKKLGKDDAGLYSVDVEGVNVFSTEFKVPDVDFAVKIREVKAQEREDALFQCVLTSPMNEIKWFGKNAPLLKNEKHEFIVSDDKLIHKLIVKDCMPLDAGIYAAVAGIKSCNAWLVVEANKDPAHKGKKATRKTTVAGGGDDEDLLRIAKEQQEKYLKEMEEKMALAKKAQAEKDAADALAWDEAEAATKAAAEAKAAAAAAAAVAKVERAVASKDAASKDVAARKTKKGADGAGHAGGAGHAAGAGHAGGAGHAAGAGHAGAGGAGHAGAEGAGHAGGAGHAGAGGAGHAGAGGAGGAGGAGVAGGDVTAGAGKGTGAGAGAGAGSGAGAGAGAGAGAGAGAGAGAGADAGAGAGARTGAGAGAGAGAGAGSGAGAGAGSGAGAGAGAGAGGEGGGAAGAGTKSGAGVGAGGGAELGDDSEGEGEEGKRAKRVRDGPLVPDTVTGDKIDEDDETGDGEGEKSGKKGKRPKKKSVDGEEAVVGDKIDEDDETGDGEGEKSGKKGKRHKKKSVEGEEAVVGDKIDEDEETGNEEGEKSGKKGKRHKKKSVEGEEAVVGDKIDEDDETGDGEGEKSGKKGKRHKKKSVEGEEAVVGGKIDEDDETGNEGGEKSGKKGKRHKKKSVEGEEAVVEKNRKASGTRGENGSGPASSDESAENGEGADGKQPAAAGKRSGRARQGPLIVEKVRDPGVHFHAGLSDCKAIVGQPAELECKLSSEDCEGIWYKDGQEIKSSESITISKEGSFHRLKIQKVTEEDAGKYKFEADGRKTESLIVVEDPPRFDAADLDAFKTPITVKKGQKATFKLPYAGREPIKVQWFLEGEELSDETNIKIENSEGYSRLLLSKLQRKDSGEVKIKLKNEFGITEAFSELIVLDKPTPPMGPLEIVEASSSAVEFKWRLPKDSGGCKIKNYILERNQVGRNTWKKLGPIGPEAKYRDVDVDHGRRYCYRIRVETEMGISEQMETEDIQAGTKAYPGPPSAPKIVSAFKDCINLSWAPPADTGGTNIHGYHLEKRKKGSNLWSQVNQPNEFIKGKGFAVKDVVEGIEYEFRVSAINNSGAGEFSTPSEFVYARDPKKPPGKVIDFKVTDSTYTTLSLSWTKPKDIKGVEDEAKGYFVEIRPAENTEWDRCNTLAITMTFYTVKGMKSLAMYWVRVIAVNDGGEGEPQELENYILAMPPPVRPRFTDTKKIKSFMVVRAGNSARFNINFEASPWPEVTWLKDGVPVSKKVTISNAEGASQLLIASSERSDTGIYTIIVKNIVGQETFSIEIRVTDEPKPPGPVEIDENVPGTVTISWTPSPDEKRDDRLHYMVTKRDSSKRSWHPIADRIFNNKFTACNIMPDREYQFRVYAKNDMGSSNPVESPKWLITSKKEKFHVNMPESKVCDLQCAPKFLVPLKMHAAPQGYECYMSCAIKGDPTPHVTWLRNNISLNTNTNYYISNTCGVCSLLILRVGPKDVGEYKVVAENPVGRAECSTKLAVRE, from the exons TTTCCAAAGGTGACTCCAGAGGATGCTGACACCTACAAGTGTTATGCATCAAATGAATATGGAAGGGCTGTTTGCACTGTTGTCTTGAATGTTATTGCAG ttggATTCTCTAAAGCCAAGGAACTTCAAAAGGTAGAAGTAGAAG ATGTAGCGGAGATGAGAGGCAGACTTAAAAAACG TAATCCTGATGGAACACGTGAACAAAAGCCAATGTTGCTAGAGGAAAAGATCTGGGAAATTCTTCTTAGCGCAGACAAGAAAGACTACGAGCGCATCTGTGCTGAGTATGGTATCACCGACTTCCGCGGCATGCTGAAGAAACTTAATGatatgaagagagagagagaggaggagattgCGGCG TTTGTATCACACCTCAGTACACTGAAACATATTGAGGTCAAGGACAATGACTGTGCAACATTTGAGCTGGACATGGACCTCAAGGATCCTTCCAGCAAAATCTTCCTGTACAAG GATGGTGTCATGGTTCCATTCGCAAAAGAAGAAACCGATGGGGTAAAGCACTGTCTGAAACAAATTGGCAAGAAATTTGTATTCACAATTAAAAAACTAGGCAAAGATGATGCTGGACTCTACTCAGTGGACGTTGAGGGCGTCAATGTATTTTCCACAGAATTTAAAG TACCTGACGTTGACTTTGCTGTCAAAATACGAGAGGTTAAGGCACAAGAGCGAGAGGACGCCCTCTTTCAGTGTGTCCTTACGTCACCTATGAATGAGATCAAGTGGTTTGGCAAAAACGCTCCTTTgttaaagaatgaaaaacatgaattcaTTGTATCTGACGATAAACTTATCCACAAGTTGATTGTGAAGGATTGTATGCCATTGGATGCCGGTATCTACGCTGCTGTGGCAGGAATCAAATCTTGTAATGCCTGGCTTGTAGTTGAAG cTAACAAAGATCCTGCTCACAAAGGAAAGAAGGCAACTCGCAAAACTACAGTGGCTGGAggtggtgatgatgaagatctTTTGAGAATAGCTAAAGAACAGCAGGAAAAGTATTTgaaagaaatggaggaaaaaatggCACTTGCCAAGAAGGCTCAGGCAGAGAAGGATGCTGCAGATGCACTTGCCTGGGACGAGGCAGAAGCAGCTACAAAGGCAGCTGCTGAAGCCAAAGCTgcggctgcagctgcagctgcagttgCCAAGGTGGAGAGAGCAGTAGCTAGCAAGGATGCAGCTAGCAAGGACGTAGCTGCAAGGAAAACCAAGAAAGGAGCAGATGGTGCTGGACATGCTGGAGGTGCTGGACATGCTGCAGGTGCTGGACATGCTGGAGGTGCTGGACATGCTGCAGGCGCTGGACATGCTGGAGCTGGAGGTGCTGGACATGCTGGAGCTGAAGGTGCTGGACATGCTGGAGGTGCTGGACATGCCGGAGCTGGAGGTGCTGGACATGCTGGAGCTGGAGGtgctggtggtgctggaggTGCTGGAGTTGCTGGAGGTGATGTAACTGCAGGTGCTGGTAAAGGCACTGGggctggtgctggtgctggtgctggttCTGGagctggtgctggtgctggtgctggtgcaggtgctggtgctggtgctggtgctggtgctggtgcgGATGCgggtgctggtgctggtgctcgtactggtgctggtgctggtgctggtgctggtgctggtgctggttctggtgctggtgctggtgctggatctggtgctggtgctggtgctggcGCAg GTGCGGGTGGTGAAGGTGGAGGTGCAGCTGGAGCCGGCACTAAGAGCGGAGCTGGGGTTGGAGCTGGTGGAGGTGCTGAATTGGGAGATGACtctgagggagaaggagaagaagggaaACGTGCAAAGCGTGTGAGAGATGGTCCACTTGTTCCAGATACAGTGACAG GAGATAAAattgatgaggatgatgaaacTGGAGATGGAGAAGGTGAAAAATctgggaaaaaaggaaaacgtCCCAAAAAGAAAAGTGTGGACGGTGAAGAAGCTGTTGTTG GAGATAAAattgatgaggatgatgaaacTGGAGATGGAGAAGGTGAAAAATctgggaaaaaaggaaaacgccacaaaaagaaaagtgtgGAGGGTGAAGAAGCTGTTGTTG gAGATAAAAttgatgaggatgaggaaaCTGGAAATGAAGAAGGTGAAAAATctgggaaaaaaggaaaacgccacaaaaagaaaagtgtgGAGGGTGAAGAAGCTGTTGTTG gAGATAAAattgatgaggatgatgaaacAGGAGATGGAGAAGGTGAAAAATctgggaaaaaaggaaaacgtcacaaaaagaaaagtgtgGAGGGTGAAGAAGCTGTTGTTG gAGGTAAAattgatgaggatgatgaaacTGGAAATGAAGGAGGTGAAAAATctgggaaaaaaggaaaacgccacaaaaagaaaagtgtgGAGGGTGAAGAAGCTGTTGTTG aaaaaaacagaaaagccaGTGGTACCAGGGGTGAAAATGGCAGCGGGCCAGCAAGCAGTGATGAATCTGCTGAAAATGGTGAGGGTGCAGACGGCAAACAGCCTGCAGCAGCTGGCAAGCGTTCAGGCCGTGCAAGGCAAGGCCCATTGATCGTGGAGAAAGTTAGGG ACCCAGGAGTTCACTTTCATGCGGGGCTTTCTGACTGCAAAGCCATTGTTGGACAACCAGCAGAGCTGGAGTGTAAACTGAGCAGTGAAGACTGTGAGGGAATCTGGTACAAAGATGGACAGGAG ATTAAATCATCTGAGAGTATAACCATTTCAAAAGAAGGAAGTTTCCACAGGCTGAAAATTCAGAAAGTCACAGAGGAAGACGCTGGAAAATACAAATTTGAAGCAGATGGACGGAAGACAGAGTCCTTGATTGTTGTTGAAG ATCCACCCAGATTTGATGCTGCAGACCTGGACGCATTTAAAACTCCTATAACCGTGAAGAAAGGACAGAAAGCTACCTTCAAATTACCTTATGCTGGACGGGAACCTATAAAAGTTCAGTGGTTCCTTGAAGGTGAAGAGCTATCGGATGAAACAAATATCAAGATAGAGAACTCAGAGGGTTACAGCCGTCTCCTTCTAAGCAAGCTGCAGCGCAAGGACAGTGGTGAAGTCAAGATAAAACTCAAAAATGAGTTTGGCATCACTGAAGCCTTCAGCGAGCTTATTGTACTTG ATAAACCCACTCCTCCAATGGGACCTCTGGAGATTGTTGAAGCTTCCTCCTCTGCAGTTGAATTCAAGTGGAGACTCCCAAAAGACAGTGGTGGCTGCAAGATCAAAAACTATATCCTTGAAAGAAATCAAGTTGGCCGTAACACCTGGAAGAAGTTGGGGCCAATTGGTCCAGAGGCCAAATACAGGGACGTGGATGTAGACCATGGCAGGAGATACTGCTATCGCATCAGAGTGGAGACTGAAATGGGCATCAGTGAGCAAATGGAAACGGAGGACATTCAAGCTGGAACAAAAG CCTACCCTGGACCTCCATCAGCACCAAAGATTGTCAGCGCCTTCAAGGACTGCATCAACCTCTCATGGGCTCCTCCTGCAGACACTGGAGGAACCAATATTCACGGATACCACCTTGAAAAACGGAAGAAGGGCAGCAATCTGTGGAGCCAAGTCAACCAACCAAATGAGTTTATCAAAG GTAAAGGATTTGCTGTTAAAGATGTGGTTGAAGGCATTGAGTATGAATTCCGCGTGTCAGCAATCAATAACTCTGGAGCGGGTGAATTCAGTACACCATCTGAGTTTGTGTATGCCAGAGACCCTAAAA AGCCTCCTGGTAAAGTCATAGACTTTAAAGTGACAGATTCCACCTACACAACCCTGTCCCTGTCTTGGACCAAACCCAAGGACATTAAGGGGGTTGAGGATGAAGCCAAGGGATATTTTGTGGAGATCAGGcctgcagaaaacacagaatGGGATCGCTGCAATACACTTGCAATAACTATGACTTTCTACACTGTGAAAGGCATGAAGTCCCTGGCCATGTACTGGGTGAGAGTCATTGCTGTCAAtgatggaggagagggagagccACAGGAGCTGGAAAATTACATCCTCGCTATGCCTCCTCCTG TGAGACCACGATTCACAGATACCAAAAAAATCAAGAGTTTCATGGTGGTGAGAGCAGGAAATTCTGCACGAttcaacattaattttgag GCCTCTCCTTGGCCAGAGGTCACCTGGTTGAAAGATGGGGTGCCAGTGTCTAAAAAGGTGACCATCAGCAATGCAGAGGGTGCATCCCAGCTTCTGATTGCTTCTTCTGAGCGCTCAGACACAGGAATCTATACTATTATTGTCAAGAACATTGTCGGCCAAGAAACATTCAGCATTGAAATTAGAGTCACAG ATGAGCCCAAGCCGCCAGGTCCTGTGGAGATTGATGAAAATGTGCCTGGCACAGTGACCATTTCCTGGACCCCATCTCCAGATGAGAAACGTGACGACAGGCTGCACTACATGGTGACTAAGCGCGATTCAAGCAAAAGATCATGGCACCCTATTGCAGATCGCATCTTCAACAATAAATTTACAGCCTGCAACATCATGCCAGACAGAGAATACCAGTTCCGTGTCTATGCAAAAAATGACATGGGCTCCTCCAATCCCGTTGAATCACCAAAGTGGCTGATTACTAGCAAAAAAG AAAAGTTCCATGTGAACATGCCAGAAAGTAAGGTCTGTGATCTACAGTGTGCTCCCAAGTTCCTTGTCCCATTGAAAATGCACGCTGCTCCTCAAGGCTATGAATGCTACATGAGCTGTGCTATAAAAGGAGATCCCACACCTCATGTGACATGGCTCCGCAACAATATCAGTCTGAATACCAACACTAACTATTACATCTCCAACACCTGTGGAGTCTGCTCTCTGCTCATATTGCGGGTTGGACCTAAAGATGTCGGGGAATACAAGGTTGTTGCAGAAAACCCAGTGGGGAGGGCAGAGTGCTCCACCAAATTGGCTGTCAGAG aataa